Proteins from one Chitinivorax sp. B genomic window:
- a CDS encoding LuxR C-terminal-related transcriptional regulator: MPRSEGGVDPTIVEQMLQLRPHIERAIRLGQQLHFKMALNEVLCHCLACWDIGIALLDVDAVVQFANPAFERMLNQSSNLRCHDQHLQFRESSLNSRFKTTVSKLARTERAALLDESAAYLVARRDGNMFYQLVLMSLPKGAAIDTQGVLVMLSDPSYQLEGRMEIAGRLYGFTRSEKQVAERILAGQTPNDIALSLTVARSTVVSHLKKLFRKTGTNRQADLTRLLLHLPAISSEQAARLGVVEDEKGLDSGD, translated from the coding sequence GTGCCCAGATCCGAAGGGGGGGTTGATCCTACGATCGTTGAGCAAATGCTGCAACTGAGGCCACATATTGAGCGTGCAATTCGATTGGGGCAGCAGTTGCATTTCAAGATGGCATTGAATGAGGTGCTTTGTCATTGTTTGGCATGCTGGGATATTGGTATTGCATTACTCGATGTGGATGCTGTTGTTCAGTTCGCCAACCCCGCTTTTGAGCGGATGCTGAATCAATCAAGTAATTTACGATGTCATGACCAACATTTGCAGTTTCGCGAATCGTCACTGAACAGCCGTTTCAAGACGACTGTCAGTAAATTGGCTCGCACCGAGCGTGCGGCACTATTGGACGAATCTGCTGCATATCTGGTTGCCAGGCGTGACGGCAATATGTTTTACCAGTTGGTCTTGATGTCCCTGCCAAAAGGTGCTGCCATTGACACACAAGGTGTGTTGGTGATGTTGAGTGATCCGAGTTATCAGCTTGAAGGGCGTATGGAAATTGCCGGACGGTTGTACGGTTTCACCCGTAGCGAAAAACAGGTGGCAGAACGCATTCTTGCCGGGCAAACTCCCAATGATATTGCATTGTCGCTGACAGTGGCACGCAGCACGGTTGTGTCTCATCTGAAAAAACTGTTTCGCAAAACCGGCACCAATCGGCAGGCTGATCTGACACGGTTGTTGCTGCATCTTCCTGCCATAAGTAGCGAGCAGGCTGCTCGACTCGGCGTGGTAGAAGATGAGAAAGGATTGGATTCAGGGGACTAG
- a CDS encoding PEP-CTERM/exosortase system-associated acyltransferase yields the protein MASPPMYDIFFSRYFYFGKIDNTPLLQESFKLRYQVYCLEKNFLSASHFENGKECDRYDRDSVHFAAIDQFEQVVGTIRLVGEHTHRYPLQEHCQLSIPAIPHSAVEISRLAVSKNYRRRASDDDYGASNDYVSMPVHVKESNARMRPEIVMGLYKAVFQCCRQHQIKYLLAAMESGLLRLLNRMGMGFMPIGPEVDYYGPVRPYMLSIDEYERSLRVMRPDLHEEFFVNADFQSLQQPIQ from the coding sequence ATGGCTTCGCCCCCAATGTATGATATATTTTTTAGCCGTTATTTCTATTTTGGAAAAATAGACAACACACCACTCTTGCAAGAAAGCTTTAAACTCCGCTACCAAGTCTATTGCCTGGAAAAAAATTTCTTATCCGCTTCACATTTTGAAAATGGCAAGGAATGTGATCGCTATGATCGGGATTCGGTCCATTTTGCAGCCATCGATCAATTTGAACAGGTGGTCGGTACCATTCGTCTTGTAGGTGAACATACTCATCGCTACCCACTGCAGGAACACTGCCAACTCAGCATCCCTGCCATTCCTCATTCAGCCGTCGAAATATCACGCTTAGCGGTCAGTAAAAACTATCGTCGCCGTGCCAGCGACGATGATTATGGTGCCAGCAATGACTACGTATCCATGCCAGTCCATGTGAAGGAAAGCAATGCACGCATGCGTCCGGAAATTGTCATGGGGCTGTACAAAGCTGTATTCCAGTGCTGCCGGCAACATCAGATCAAATACCTGCTGGCTGCAATGGAAAGCGGTCTACTCAGGTTATTAAACCGCATGGGGATGGGCTTTATGCCAATCGGCCCTGAGGTGGACTACTATGGCCCCGTCAGGCCTTACATGCTATCAATTGACGAATATGAACGAAGCCTACGGGTGATGCGCCCCGATTTACATGAGGAATTCTTCGTCAATGCAGACTTTCAATCTTTGCAACAGCCAATTCAGTAG
- a CDS encoding PEP-CTERM sorting domain-containing protein gives MKLCQYMKILAAGTALVALMPSANAFALNGFGPFVMKFGGYTANSQDGGAGNAGSGRESVFGAGYLDQIKSRDDPTKYFWQSGNNNETISYMIYGVSDASITQGGSFGKNIYNTGCSNVSFGCDGKIHLDFYLDKTTDKGGTNPSFTSANGLKASDRTAFNKLNGITDGTLLISLVFDVGIVPNDDSSTQFDERLSTMFQDVTNDTLPASGKAAFYASCVAGIACSMFNTKGQNGGLSDFHAMNTLIALDPADGAAKNGWGGFNNDPILGNVKQVPEPSSIMLLALGLFGVGHLLRRR, from the coding sequence ATGAAGCTGTGTCAGTACATGAAAATATTGGCTGCCGGTACGGCATTGGTGGCATTGATGCCGAGTGCGAATGCGTTTGCATTGAATGGATTTGGCCCATTTGTTATGAAATTTGGAGGTTATACTGCAAACAGCCAGGATGGTGGGGCCGGAAATGCAGGCTCTGGACGTGAGAGTGTATTTGGTGCAGGCTATCTTGATCAGATCAAAAGCAGGGATGACCCGACAAAATATTTCTGGCAATCTGGCAATAATAATGAAACGATCTCATACATGATTTATGGTGTGTCGGATGCAAGTATCACGCAAGGCGGATCTTTTGGTAAGAATATTTACAACACAGGGTGCAGCAATGTCAGCTTTGGTTGTGATGGAAAAATTCATCTGGATTTCTATCTGGATAAAACAACAGATAAAGGTGGGACCAATCCAAGTTTTACTAGCGCAAACGGCCTGAAAGCATCTGATCGCACAGCTTTTAACAAGCTAAATGGTATAACGGATGGGACCTTATTGATCAGCTTGGTGTTTGATGTCGGTATCGTACCTAATGACGATTCGAGTACGCAATTTGATGAACGGCTGAGTACAATGTTTCAGGATGTAACGAATGATACATTACCTGCATCCGGTAAGGCCGCCTTCTATGCCAGTTGTGTTGCAGGTATCGCATGCTCGATGTTTAACACCAAGGGCCAGAATGGAGGCCTGTCCGATTTCCATGCAATGAATACCTTGATTGCCCTGGATCCTGCGGATGGAGCTGCTAAGAATGGGTGGGGCGGTTTCAATAATGATCCGATCCTCGGTAACGTGAAACAGGTACCGGAGCCGAGTAGCATCATGCTGTTGGCACTTGGATTGTTTGGCGTCGGGCATTTGTTACGTCGTCGATAG
- a CDS encoding sensor histidine kinase: protein MIKPNSLRLHLLVWLFVPLLALLGLDAWFTYQRAMSAANVAFDRMLYSSARAISEGVRVQDGDIVVDIPYFALEMFEANAEGRVFYRVSEDNGRQLTGYQDLPRPAVANAEFYRPWYADVPYRDETIRLLSIRQPVYDLLTARNRIVWVQVGETPESRRELARDILIGAIQQEAILIVLALAIVLVATNRGLRPLRRLSRQVARREEGDLSPIDERELQTELKPLVEALNQYMARQSRMLTARRRFFVDAAHQLKTPLAVMQAQAELALREETIPTVHLQVRQLLTTLGHASHGVKQLLSLSRLEPDSGLVTKLQPVDLVMLAREVAMEWVPVARRWQVDLGFECDGEVIVSGQPGLLHELIGNLVDNAIRYAGSGKHVTVRVSATPQPCLAVVDDGPGVPATERENVFKRFYRVAGVSVEGSGLGLPIVNEIARLHDADVDLTDTPGGGLTVIIYFPVLS, encoded by the coding sequence ATGATCAAACCTAACAGTTTGCGCCTGCACCTGCTTGTCTGGTTATTTGTGCCCTTGCTGGCATTATTGGGACTGGATGCCTGGTTCACCTATCAACGTGCAATGAGCGCAGCCAACGTTGCATTCGACCGCATGCTGTATTCCTCTGCCCGCGCAATCTCAGAAGGCGTACGAGTGCAGGATGGCGATATTGTTGTGGATATTCCGTATTTTGCATTGGAGATGTTCGAAGCCAATGCCGAAGGCCGGGTATTCTATCGGGTCAGTGAAGATAATGGCAGGCAGTTGACAGGCTATCAAGATCTGCCACGACCGGCTGTTGCCAACGCTGAATTCTATCGTCCCTGGTATGCCGATGTTCCATATCGGGATGAAACCATCCGCCTGTTGTCGATTCGCCAGCCCGTGTATGACTTACTGACGGCCAGGAACCGCATTGTTTGGGTACAGGTAGGCGAAACCCCGGAATCGCGCCGTGAATTGGCGCGCGACATTCTGATTGGTGCGATTCAGCAAGAGGCCATCTTGATTGTATTGGCGCTGGCAATCGTGCTGGTGGCAACCAATCGGGGATTGCGGCCATTACGACGGCTGTCTCGACAAGTGGCAAGGCGGGAAGAAGGTGATTTGTCACCCATTGACGAGCGTGAATTGCAGACAGAGCTCAAACCGCTGGTTGAAGCGCTGAATCAGTACATGGCACGCCAAAGCCGGATGCTGACCGCCCGGCGTCGCTTCTTCGTCGATGCGGCCCATCAGCTCAAAACCCCGTTGGCGGTCATGCAGGCCCAGGCGGAATTGGCATTGCGCGAAGAGACGATACCGACGGTTCACCTGCAAGTTCGGCAGCTGTTGACAACACTGGGGCATGCTTCGCATGGCGTCAAGCAGCTGTTGTCGCTATCCCGTCTGGAGCCAGACAGCGGTCTGGTGACCAAGCTGCAACCGGTTGACCTGGTCATGTTGGCGAGAGAGGTCGCGATGGAATGGGTACCTGTTGCGCGGCGGTGGCAGGTCGATCTGGGGTTTGAATGTGACGGCGAGGTAATCGTGTCAGGTCAGCCCGGGTTGTTGCATGAATTGATCGGTAATCTCGTCGACAACGCAATCCGCTATGCAGGGTCAGGTAAACACGTCACGGTACGGGTTTCGGCCACGCCACAGCCATGTTTGGCAGTGGTTGATGATGGGCCGGGTGTACCGGCAACCGAGCGTGAGAATGTTTTCAAGCGCTTTTATCGGGTGGCGGGTGTCAGTGTGGAAGGCAGTGGATTGGGCTTGCCGATTGTCAACGAAATTGCCCGCTTGCATGACGCGGACGTGGATTTGACTGATACGCCTGGTGGTGGCTTGACCGTGATCATCTACTTTCCAGTCTTATCCTGA
- a CDS encoding response regulator, which translates to MRILLVEDHLPLAESLYKALTQAGFAVDCMHNGEDADHVLRTQDYALVILDLALPRLDGWEVLKRLRGRRNRVPVLILTAHGSVEDRVRGLDLGADDYLAKPFDLVELEARVRALIRRSHGMDSAQIGCGPLAYDSVSRVFSLGNQPLNLTPREHAVLEILILKGGKPVGKDALSEKIFGLDELSSADAIEIYVHRLRKKLDGSGVAIVTLRGLGYLLEVK; encoded by the coding sequence ATGCGTATTCTACTTGTCGAAGATCATCTGCCACTGGCTGAGTCCTTGTACAAAGCGTTGACTCAGGCTGGTTTTGCAGTTGACTGCATGCATAACGGTGAAGACGCGGACCATGTGCTGCGTACTCAGGATTATGCACTGGTGATTCTGGATTTGGCCTTACCCAGGCTGGATGGTTGGGAAGTACTCAAGCGTTTGCGTGGACGACGTAATCGCGTACCTGTTTTGATTTTGACCGCACACGGTTCGGTGGAGGACAGAGTCCGGGGGCTCGATTTGGGCGCCGATGATTATCTGGCCAAACCATTCGATCTGGTTGAGCTGGAAGCCCGGGTGCGGGCGCTGATCCGGCGTAGTCACGGCATGGATTCAGCCCAGATAGGTTGTGGGCCGTTGGCGTACGACAGTGTCAGTCGGGTCTTTTCGCTGGGCAATCAACCCTTGAATCTGACCCCGCGTGAACATGCGGTATTGGAGATCCTGATCCTCAAAGGTGGCAAGCCTGTTGGCAAGGATGCGCTGTCTGAAAAGATATTTGGCCTGGACGAGCTGAGCAGTGCCGATGCAATCGAAATCTATGTTCATCGATTGCGCAAGAAGCTGGATGGTAGCGGGGTGGCCATTGTTACATTGCGTGGTCTGGGTTATCTGCTGGAAGTCAAGTAG
- the prsT gene encoding XrtA/PEP-CTERM system TPR-repeat protein PrsT: MTITSFPRVIRLGSCIGLLAALLLMPLAACNKTPSAPVDVLTKAKQDRDQGNTRAAIIELRNLLDKEPNHAEARYTLGMIYRQMNAPRAAEKEFRMALKAGYDKTAVIPLLAETLFKQGQFDKLLEETRSSDHGELVLTAPILAMRGHAYASLGNNDEAAASFDHALKRQPDHAEALLGKARLAAARREPAVASSLIRQAATANPQSLDALLMLADTQHRDGEAEAALGSYLKAYALSPYSVPVNLNLASIYLLSNRTDDARKHVEALRKIAPENPMAWYFQALLDYRRGDIAAAEAGVRQVLKLAPSHLPGTALAGMLASATGDFTGAERLLQQALSREPDNHQLRKLLAAVLIRHHRGREALAILTELREADPADVRVLSLMGEAYLEAKDLDKAAQFLELAMAKSPTNKQVKTNLGLTRLMAGDTQRALNDLASIANGAGQSPDALLASSLLSAGQYDQALKAVARMEQVNPRRALTYNLKGAILLAQHNVSGARAAFEQALAIQPAYLPAALNLAQLDSRLGEVGLARSRLQKVIALDAGNVDAMLALADLEIAAGKRDDALRWLERASAAQPGGLKPIYAQASLLFGAGDYERAIPMLEAALKLAPEHAEALSKLAFAQLQTGRHPEAMSSYSRLIILNPKSAQAYYGLALAQSAAINFAGAEMSLKKALAIDPAFPEALTALVALQLKANKVAEVIQLAAQVQKRLPTSPVGFLAEGDARMLDKRYRQAAVAFEQAHRRQPDSASLIKWQSALRQDNRAVEADRLMNTWLTTHPDDMQVRMHVADTAIKRQQFQEAAAQYELIRKQQPDNLGVLHNLIQCYRQFDEAKALAVAEAAHQQAPTHPLALQDLADMLTRVGKHERVVALLRKAVEVAPDSPSTRYQLVQAYLQTGEKAQARDELERLSKMQRDFPERTEAEKLLSQLRN; this comes from the coding sequence GTGACCATCACCTCATTCCCCCGCGTCATCAGGCTTGGTTCCTGTATCGGGTTGCTGGCAGCGCTATTGTTGATGCCGTTGGCCGCGTGCAACAAAACACCTTCTGCCCCTGTGGATGTATTGACCAAGGCCAAGCAAGACCGTGATCAGGGGAATACACGTGCTGCCATTATCGAGCTGCGCAATCTGCTGGACAAGGAGCCGAACCATGCCGAGGCTCGTTATACCCTGGGGATGATCTACCGGCAGATGAATGCTCCACGTGCCGCCGAGAAAGAGTTTCGCATGGCACTGAAGGCGGGTTATGACAAGACGGCGGTGATTCCACTATTGGCGGAAACGCTGTTCAAGCAAGGGCAATTCGACAAATTGCTGGAGGAAACCCGTTCCAGTGATCATGGTGAGCTGGTACTGACTGCGCCGATACTGGCGATGCGTGGGCATGCCTATGCATCGCTGGGTAACAATGACGAAGCGGCAGCGTCGTTCGATCACGCATTGAAACGGCAACCCGACCATGCGGAAGCTTTGCTTGGCAAAGCCCGATTGGCCGCTGCTCGTCGCGAACCTGCAGTGGCATCCAGCCTGATCCGTCAGGCGGCCACAGCCAATCCACAAAGTCTGGATGCATTGTTGATGCTGGCGGATACCCAGCATCGTGATGGCGAGGCAGAGGCTGCTTTAGGCAGTTATCTGAAAGCCTATGCGTTGTCGCCTTACAGCGTACCGGTCAATTTGAATCTGGCATCGATCTATTTGCTGAGTAATCGTACCGACGATGCCCGCAAGCATGTTGAAGCCTTGCGCAAGATAGCACCGGAAAACCCGATGGCCTGGTACTTTCAGGCTTTACTCGATTACCGTCGTGGCGATATCGCCGCAGCCGAGGCCGGGGTGAGGCAAGTTCTTAAGTTGGCGCCGAGTCATTTGCCGGGGACTGCATTGGCGGGGATGCTGGCCAGCGCGACTGGTGATTTCACCGGCGCAGAACGGCTTTTGCAGCAAGCCTTGTCACGCGAACCGGATAACCATCAGCTGCGAAAACTGTTGGCGGCGGTACTGATTCGTCATCACCGTGGACGTGAAGCACTGGCAATACTGACTGAGTTGCGTGAGGCGGATCCCGCCGATGTGCGTGTGCTGAGCCTGATGGGGGAGGCCTATCTGGAGGCCAAGGATCTGGACAAAGCCGCTCAGTTTCTGGAATTGGCAATGGCGAAATCGCCAACCAACAAACAGGTTAAAACCAATCTGGGGCTGACCAGGTTAATGGCTGGCGATACACAGCGAGCCCTGAATGACCTGGCATCAATTGCCAATGGGGCGGGGCAGTCGCCAGATGCCTTGCTGGCGAGTTCATTGTTATCTGCCGGGCAATATGATCAGGCATTGAAAGCCGTTGCCCGGATGGAGCAGGTGAACCCAAGGCGCGCCTTGACCTACAATCTGAAGGGCGCAATTCTGCTGGCGCAGCATAATGTGTCAGGAGCCCGTGCTGCCTTTGAACAGGCTTTAGCTATTCAGCCGGCCTATTTGCCGGCAGCATTGAATCTGGCGCAGTTGGATAGCCGGCTTGGGGAGGTTGGATTGGCCCGTAGCCGATTGCAAAAAGTAATTGCTTTGGATGCGGGGAATGTGGATGCGATGCTTGCGTTGGCTGATCTGGAAATCGCCGCCGGCAAACGTGACGATGCACTGCGTTGGTTGGAGCGGGCCAGTGCGGCACAACCTGGAGGCTTGAAGCCGATCTACGCGCAGGCCAGTCTGCTGTTTGGCGCAGGTGACTACGAGCGTGCCATACCGATGTTGGAGGCTGCGCTGAAGTTGGCGCCAGAACATGCTGAAGCGTTGAGCAAGCTGGCCTTCGCCCAGTTACAGACAGGCCGCCATCCGGAAGCGATGTCGAGCTATTCCCGTTTGATCATTTTGAATCCGAAATCTGCACAGGCCTATTATGGGTTGGCACTGGCCCAATCGGCTGCCATCAATTTTGCAGGGGCAGAGATGTCTTTGAAGAAAGCACTGGCCATTGATCCGGCATTTCCGGAGGCGTTAACAGCTTTGGTGGCGTTACAGTTGAAGGCAAACAAGGTGGCCGAGGTTATTCAGTTGGCCGCGCAAGTGCAAAAGCGTTTGCCGACTTCACCGGTCGGTTTTTTGGCCGAAGGGGATGCACGGATGTTGGACAAGCGCTATCGGCAAGCTGCAGTTGCATTCGAGCAGGCACATCGGCGGCAACCAGACTCTGCGTCATTGATCAAGTGGCAATCAGCATTGCGTCAGGATAATCGTGCCGTGGAGGCTGACCGGCTGATGAATACCTGGTTGACGACCCATCCTGACGACATGCAAGTGCGCATGCATGTGGCGGATACCGCCATCAAGCGTCAGCAATTTCAGGAGGCAGCGGCGCAATATGAACTGATACGCAAGCAGCAGCCGGACAATCTTGGGGTTCTGCACAATCTGATCCAGTGTTATCGGCAATTTGATGAAGCCAAGGCGTTGGCAGTGGCGGAGGCCGCTCATCAGCAGGCGCCAACTCATCCGTTGGCCCTGCAGGACTTGGCTGACATGCTGACGCGGGTTGGTAAGCATGAACGGGTGGTAGCACTGTTGCGTAAAGCGGTGGAAGTGGCACCCGATTCCCCATCTACTCGATATCAATTGGTACAGGCGTACTTGCAGACAGGGGAGAAGGCACAGGCTCGTGATGAGCTGGAACGACTGTCGAAAATGCAGCGCGACTTCCCTGAGCGGACTGAGGCAGAAAAGTTGTTGAGCCAGCTCCGTAACTGA
- a CDS encoding ABC transporter substrate-binding protein: protein MKGFNTLAIAAAICAIPAAAWADIPAGYPASYQAVIDAAKKEGKLLIYSATDAAAAKPLIKDFEAMYPGVKIEYNDMNTTELYNRFISETAAGSTSADVLWSSAMDLQVKLVNDGFAMSYVTQESAAVPDWAEFQKQAYGTTYEPIGIVYNKRLLTPEEVPQTHADIIKVLKANPAKFQGKVTTYDIEKSGVGFTLLTQDFRVGGTGTWDLVKAMSGNGMKLQSSTGTMMERISSGENLIGYNIIGSYAHAKAQKDPSIGYVFPKDYTLVLSRVTFIAKNAKSPNAAKLWVDYLLSKRGQTILANQSDLFSIRHDVTGETTAAGLTKQLGTSLKPIPIGAGLLVYLDQAKRLDFLKQWQAAVKK, encoded by the coding sequence ATGAAAGGTTTCAACACTTTGGCCATTGCGGCCGCGATCTGTGCAATCCCGGCAGCAGCCTGGGCCGACATACCAGCGGGCTACCCGGCCAGCTATCAGGCGGTGATCGATGCAGCCAAGAAAGAAGGCAAGCTGCTGATCTATTCGGCCACCGATGCCGCGGCAGCCAAACCGCTGATCAAGGATTTCGAAGCCATGTACCCTGGGGTGAAGATCGAATACAACGACATGAACACCACTGAACTGTACAACCGCTTCATCTCCGAGACGGCAGCCGGCAGCACCAGCGCAGATGTGCTGTGGAGTTCCGCGATGGATCTGCAGGTCAAGCTGGTCAACGATGGCTTTGCCATGAGTTATGTCACTCAGGAAAGCGCCGCCGTGCCGGACTGGGCAGAATTTCAGAAACAGGCCTACGGCACCACCTATGAACCGATCGGCATCGTCTACAACAAGCGCCTGTTGACCCCGGAAGAAGTGCCACAGACCCACGCTGACATCATCAAGGTATTGAAGGCCAACCCAGCCAAGTTTCAGGGCAAGGTCACGACCTATGACATCGAAAAATCCGGTGTCGGCTTCACCCTGCTGACTCAGGATTTTCGCGTTGGCGGCACGGGCACCTGGGATCTGGTCAAGGCGATGAGCGGTAATGGCATGAAGCTGCAATCCTCTACCGGCACGATGATGGAACGGATCTCGTCCGGCGAGAATCTGATCGGTTACAACATCATCGGCTCCTACGCCCATGCCAAGGCGCAGAAAGACCCGTCCATCGGTTACGTGTTCCCCAAGGATTACACGCTGGTATTGAGCCGTGTCACCTTTATCGCCAAAAACGCCAAGAGCCCCAACGCGGCCAAACTGTGGGTGGATTACCTGCTCTCCAAGCGCGGCCAGACCATTCTTGCCAATCAATCCGATTTGTTCTCGATTCGCCATGACGTGACTGGCGAAACCACTGCCGCCGGGCTGACCAAGCAACTGGGCACCAGCCTGAAACCGATCCCCATCGGTGCTGGTTTGCTGGTTTACCTGGATCAGGCCAAGCGACTGGATTTCCTGAAGCAATGGCAAGCTGCGGTCAAGAAGTAA
- a CDS encoding iron ABC transporter permease, translating into MAPPVASVSQRPTVLRRWFPTAGVARWLTIAAVTLAVMTPLTLIVYQSLLNAPFFMPNRAISLEAYRFVFDDSDFWSALKNSAFVAFGMLFIALPLGGILAFLMVRTDLPGRRWLEPLLLTPVFISPMVLGLGYVVSAGPAGFYSTWWQSVLGQVPWNIYSMTSIVIIAGLTHVPHVYLYSSSALRNLGSDVEEAARVAGASPFRVARDVSLPMVMPSLLFSGVLVFFLGFEVFGLALVLGDPEGHLVLTTYLYKLTNKLGIPSYHLMAVVAVLIVAVTFPLVLLQRYLLRSASKYITVKGKAGRQHVLPLGAWRWVAIAIVAAWLLLTVFVPLSGIVLRSFVSHWGEGVSLLSALTLANYTDLFEQDNMVRTILNTLGIGVFGGALAVACYTAIGFASHRRHDWGARLMDYLVLVPRAVPGLLAGLAFLWVFLFVPGLKEFKNSMFCIWLAYMVVWLAYGMRLIQSALMQVGPELEEAARSVGATRGQTSRYVTMPLIRFGLLASWLLIFMIFEREYSTAVYLLSPGTEVIGAVIVSLWATGAVDQVAALSVINLAMVGTGLAVALRFGVKLHD; encoded by the coding sequence ATGGCGCCCCCTGTCGCCTCCGTTTCCCAACGGCCGACTGTCCTGCGGCGGTGGTTCCCCACCGCTGGCGTGGCGCGTTGGTTGACCATAGCCGCTGTCACACTGGCGGTCATGACACCTTTGACGTTGATCGTGTATCAAAGCCTCCTGAATGCACCATTCTTCATGCCCAACAGGGCCATCAGTCTGGAGGCCTACCGCTTCGTATTTGACGACTCGGATTTTTGGTCTGCCCTCAAGAACTCTGCTTTCGTTGCCTTTGGCATGTTGTTCATCGCACTGCCGCTGGGCGGCATCCTCGCCTTCCTGATGGTACGCACCGACCTGCCCGGCCGCCGCTGGCTCGAACCGTTGTTGCTGACCCCGGTGTTCATCTCGCCGATGGTATTGGGCCTGGGCTATGTCGTGTCAGCCGGGCCGGCCGGATTCTATTCCACCTGGTGGCAAAGCGTGTTGGGCCAGGTGCCATGGAACATCTATTCGATGACTAGCATCGTGATCATTGCCGGTTTGACCCACGTGCCACACGTCTACCTGTACTCATCCTCTGCCCTGCGCAATCTTGGATCCGATGTTGAGGAAGCTGCGCGCGTCGCAGGGGCCAGCCCGTTTCGGGTCGCGCGGGATGTCAGCCTGCCGATGGTGATGCCATCGTTGCTGTTCTCGGGCGTACTGGTGTTTTTCCTGGGCTTCGAGGTGTTCGGATTGGCGCTGGTGCTGGGCGATCCGGAAGGCCATCTGGTCTTGACCACCTATCTTTACAAGCTGACCAATAAACTGGGGATTCCGTCCTATCACCTGATGGCAGTCGTCGCGGTGCTGATCGTGGCCGTCACCTTTCCGCTGGTGCTATTGCAGCGGTATTTGCTGCGCAGCGCGAGCAAATACATCACCGTCAAAGGTAAAGCCGGCCGCCAGCACGTTCTGCCGTTGGGCGCCTGGCGCTGGGTGGCGATTGCCATCGTCGCGGCATGGTTGCTGCTGACCGTGTTCGTGCCGCTATCCGGCATCGTGTTGCGGTCTTTCGTATCGCACTGGGGGGAAGGTGTGTCACTGCTCAGCGCCCTGACGCTGGCCAATTACACCGATCTGTTCGAGCAGGACAATATGGTGCGGACCATCCTCAACACCCTGGGGATCGGCGTCTTCGGTGGTGCGTTGGCAGTCGCGTGTTACACCGCCATCGGCTTTGCCAGCCATCGCCGGCATGATTGGGGCGCCCGCTTGATGGACTATCTGGTGCTGGTCCCCCGTGCGGTACCGGGCTTGCTTGCCGGGCTGGCATTTTTGTGGGTGTTCCTGTTTGTACCCGGGTTGAAGGAATTCAAGAATTCGATGTTCTGTATCTGGCTGGCGTACATGGTGGTGTGGCTGGCCTATGGCATGCGCCTGATCCAAAGTGCATTGATGCAGGTTGGCCCAGAGCTGGAAGAAGCGGCCCGCAGCGTGGGCGCCACCCGTGGCCAGACCAGTCGCTACGTGACCATGCCATTGATCCGCTTTGGCTTGCTGGCCAGTTGGCTACTGATTTTCATGATCTTCGAGCGGGAATATTCAACCGCTGTCTATCTGTTGAGCCCCGGCACCGAGGTGATCGGTGCTGTGATTGTGTCGCTGTGGGCCACCGGTGCGGTGGATCAAGTTGCGGCCCTGTCTGTCATCAATCTTGCCATGGTCGGCACCGGTTTGGCTGTCGCCCTGCGTTTCGGAGTAAAACTTCATGACTAA